The DNA sequence gcaatgtagtgttaattttgactttacatcaaaatatgcctttgccggATAcaaaatatatagggcgaaatattaaaatcagccatgttcagcaaaatccacacaacagcattgatccttttctaatttgatttgatttgcttatgttatccttgtatgacagtcagtacaatatggaacttgaacacaacacagtgaataagtatgctgtaaatgaaatggtgtggctgcatccacatgcagcaatagaagtgcctttgtctctcacccctcatttccaacctgtcccatccctgaaaaaatagtttggtcttatatttataatgttaataatttctgtatttgttaaaatgtgcgcatctcaaaaacttttgatcataaacattttaattgttttttatagctgaccagtcagttaacctgtttattttgaatatttgcgcattgttcctcagtatttgacattttaagaATACCTTCAATCtgtcattttctaaatgtttaaatgctcctttgtgtggtctaGCTTTCCACAAgtatcaaatgtggtacttcatataggaaggtctgcctctagagggcgggcatcatgaacagtgtttgttagttatttcctccacataaacttctgattgtactgtaaacaatgaacatggccgacgtccgattttcctgtctaaaactttcactcattttcgttcatatgactctgaaactccaggaaacgattgggaagaaagagttatcttgaaatattgaggtactcgccgatattttgcaaaattaaatgagaaaaaatgcaaggaaaatggcgacaggcttacacaatggccgttttcagactcagaggccatctgcagtttatgcaacaggcccatatcacgtgaggccatgaggggatatccacgcaactcagtaccaaacactagcgcacacagagtgagcaaacacaaagtgagtacccctaacgtcagctcagtagtctgtgaTAGATCGTactcaactaagaaaccttggagaaaggcttaacactgtggctatgccgctaagtcccttttgatttttgtcacagctcaaaatcgttctcctacacctcaacctgagccataaacacccccaccagtttatgatatgacgcatcacaatagcatgacgtcgacggatcttgacagacaaaatgtcttgacagacggaagaagttgacaccagcatactggttttcaactctaataccttctctgtctataaatagacacgagaaggtaaaaatgagaaatacttgaaatcaaatggacaCCTGCAACTTCCAGGGTCGTTGTATTCTGTAAATAGATAAGCAAAACAAGGTTATTTACATCTGTACTTGTTAGTATATATACTTCATCATAATAAAAGCATTTAGAAGTATTTCATTCTTATTTTCATgctaaaaatttaacttttccaatgatatttcatgtaagataaaactgaaggaagtttcatttgaacatgtgaaaacatCCTAAAATGGTAAGTCATCATTACATATACTGGACTTACCATATAGATGACTTTTCAAGCATcaattttaaattgaacaagtcGTTGATggcacagtccccacttgttcgTTGGTACTTTAATtaaaagtcctcagagaggatagagtcctcttcattaattaggtctatgataaaaatactgtgatacagatagcgctaaatggccaagaatgagttccatggtggtgaaaacataaaaccaatgtaggccgccatcctaattacaaaatgtcattaaatgagtcaatgaGTAatgaatcaacaggatgttgccgaacatttttgcatactatcctaacactaatagattatcaccggtaccatatttcataaagtttgatgcagtatttacaaactatgagatcaacatctgtaccgagtttcatcaaattttgacgcagtatttgtggatatataactctaattataaaagttcattaaataagcaattacaaattaattaaaatgacactgataaatgcctttttcattgttaaagcaatgtaagcttaacatgtgtaccaagtttcatgaaatctgatgcagtatttctcgacatatcagtctaattatgaaacttaggtaattgacatgatactgctacacgCCGttcaacaaatcaatgtgcatatgtatgacataggtcaatgtccttataccaactttgaatgatactggtggaaagatgtctgagttatggctctgtacatgaaaagatcgtaacaaaatggcagccatgcagccatatttaatcttactgtctaaaaaatctatatgcatatgtatgacataagtcaatgtccatgtaccaactttgaataaaatcggttgagacttgccagagttatggctttcgacatgaaaaaataacataacaaaatggccgccatgtggtcatattggatcatattgtgaaacaaatcgacatacatatgtataacatgagtcaatgtccttgtaacaactttgaataaaatcggttgagatatgattGAGTAattgctccgtacatgaaaaaattgtaacaaaatggtggcATGGTAGCCATATCATgttcatatgtatgacataggtcaaagtccatgtacaaagtttgaataaaatccatttagacgggcctgagttatggctaaggacatgaaaaaattgtaacaaaatggctgccatgcggccatattggatcatatcatgaaacaaattgacatgcatatgtatgacataggtcaatgtccttttaccaactttgaataaaataggttgagatatgcctgagttatggctccgtacatgacaaaattgtaataagattgccgcatggcagccatattggataatgttgtgaaacaaattgatgtgcatatgtatgatgaaggtcaatatccttgtactaactttcaataaaatcggttgaaacatgtcggagttatggctctgtacataaaaaattgtaataaaatggccgtatggcggccacattggatcatgcatatgtatatatattggacgtgcatatgtatgacatatcaagtaatccttgtaccaagtttgaatgaaatcgctccatgtatctctgagatatctgcgtgaacagacggatgcATGGACGGACAAacgcacacactgacacacgctcggacatgaccaaacctataagtccccccggacggtatcttggggactaaaaatacaagcatcaatttagtaaaaatatgattcataGAAAGAACcagatttcaatgtttttatttacatattggtttgttattgacttgattaatttgttctttacatgtttattttatcatgatttatctttacttttatcACTATGGCCATCATTATTTCACGTTGCTTATTTGGTTCTGTATGAACCCCTTTGTGTTTTTGGCACTTTCACATGACTTGAATTGGTCATCACATGATGCTCCCTTACCATAAGTTCTAATTTCTTTGAACCATTATGGCCAGGTAATTTACTATACCGGTCCATTCCCTTCCTAATCTCATGATGGATACTCTCTACACCGTTCTGTGAGGAAACCAAAGCCAAACCCTGTGTTTTCAATCTGAGGGATGACATGATCTTCTAACATATgcattttgggggggggggggtacacTTTCATTAGGAAAGTGTTCTCTGTAATATGCcattaaatgtgatatgtttgaACTGAGAATGCTAATATATTCATCTGACATTCTATTGCTTGTACTCTAAAGATTATGGCaggctgcaaattttgaaaacattggCTTATACAGACCACAAATGTGTGCAGCCTGTTCATTCAGCTATGGGCATATTCTTGCTGTGGTTCTGATGACGCTCTTGCACAACGTTTGGATGTTTTCTTcctgaaacacaaaaaaataaaaaaaaggatatgataactttctttcaaagaagcaaacagagttgtttcactgaaagtaggtcaaaataATGTAGACGATATACATCTtctgtagtatatatataacacacaataaatctgacactgaaagcttgaaaatcctgacaagcagaatactgaacctTTTAATGACTTCAGCAACAAAACAGTTTACAGTTGTAAaacacatactttacagcacttGTTCACATGATTTCCGATGAATGCCTGCCCGTGGTAAGAATGACGTCCAACACCAAATGACTGCAGAGCTTGGTCAATACCGCAGACTACAAAACCACATTGTTTTGGCAGTTTCGCTTTTACGTCTGTAGCTTCAGATatctaagaaaacaaagataaacactgtGTTGTCTGGAAATGACTGCACTACAAATGTGCGCAagccaaaattctgaaaatgcagcatagacatgactgtgcacttgagattgacaatgttattgcttatcatcacaaaaatgatcttacttctggtatcaatatgccattttcaaagatgaaggagACCCTCTGAGATCTCAGGTTGCTAGACAGGTTATCTGTGGGTGTTCTCACATGATACAGGCTaaacaaacattacatgtttatttaacatggcaactattccagtttgataaaaagtttgacttGGCTAGCAACTCACTGCCACTGAAATTAATTGCGTCTCACAAGATTATCACAAATCatcacaaaattatcacaaaattatcacaaaatcatgtatttttattttgttaatgtagTATGGTCTTCTATTAATAAATACTAACCTTCCTGTCAGCTTCTTCACTGAGTTCCTGCACTTTCTCCTGGGCTTTTTAAACTTTGCCCAAGGTCATTAGTGGCGGTCTGCCATCATCTTCACtgttgtcgtcatcatcatcatcattgtcacagTCATCATCAGCAAGGAGAGCCTTTTCAACACTATCAGCCAAGGTCTTAGCTTCTTCTTGGAGTTCTTTCGCTTCACACTGTAATGTCTCGATTTGTTTCAACATGGCCACATATGTGTCAAATCCAGCAGGCTTCAGCACGGgttcatcaatgtcatcatatcTCTCTCCAGAGTCGTGATGATCTTGATATCCAGTACTGCACAGCTAGCTTCCATCATggtgaaaaacttttaaaacaagcCAGGACTGATGTGCAACCCTGGGACTGCaacctgtgataaaatataagggttagcacatgtatcttttacttttaatgtaTGACAATATCTTGTAACTTTCATACCTACctatttatgaagaaaacactacatacaaatatacaacaacTAGATTGATCACAAATGCTGACATATGTGCAggcttcattgtcaacttgttttcGCATATAGCTTGTGCATACCATTATGGACATAGtggcatacatacatgtagataggTCACAGTGTGGTCTGTTGAACTGTTCAGAGAAAGGTAAAGTGAACTGATTGAAACAGAACAGAGCTATATGTTTAGTTGGTCAATGGAAGCAAACAACATAGTGGATTGAATTGATTAGTACATACTCTGTGCAGTGGTACATTGAAAAGTGGCTTTCTGACACTATTGTAGTGCTGCATGGCATGCCTTAGGTTTCCACcagttgaaagaaattcactgtgacattttctgatatcatcaTCTTCATTGATGACAATAGTTGTTCATCCTTCAGCAACTGTGCTTGTTCCTTGCTGATCACACAGCATACGCAAAAATATTtccctaaaatatttcaatgtgaggaagacaaggaacaaaaactgacataattaCTTAAAAACCTTAGTAGGTACAGACATGACTggtgttcatgaagtcaatttgatgtgcatgtgtgaaCTCTTGGAGAGGATGTACCTGTAATATGCAAacttatcaatttaaatatttatttcaaagaaattcatgGTTACTACATTTTGCATTGCCAGTATACATATTAATACTATGTGTAAGAATTAAATTGAGAAATAAACACAAGAATTTCTACAGAGGAAAACAATCATTTGTCAATagcttgcaaatatttatcaagatcTGACCCACTGTGTACCCCTTCCTTTAAATTTATCTGACCAATCAATGTTAGCTGTGAATGTCTTAAGTCAACgaaaaactacaacaaattatcataattgtgtTCTACAGCATATCATACACAATGCATGCTGATTATTAACAGTCGCACATATTGCAAACTGATAGGACAAGGATGTACACATGTAAATCATAGGTAAAACTGAAGTGTACACAATAAACTGCCTGTCCTGTCAGTGCCTCAACTTTTCTTACGTATAAATCATAGCATGCAAGTATACATTTCATACCATTTGGTCCAGACAATCCATAACTCTTGGCCAGATACTCATAATCTCCCATCATCCGTGCTAATAGTGTCTTGtccctgaaataaatcaaagtggAATGTAAGACAATTGTCCACACCATTCTAAATTAATGCCCATGTTTCTACACATCAATGCATCTTGTACATGAAAGAAAACAACTTGCCTTTTGTACTATTTAATGTAGGTATCATATTTATGCTGCATAAGTTTGGTCAGATTtgcacattgtttttcagatttttggatcagcagtataatgcatgtattaaacttggataaccaatatgtatgtatcttaagttccaaatattgtaccaaaataGATATATGGTACAATCTGTTCATTGTTTAGTAAAACACAGTATGCATGTTTAGACTTACTTCCACTTTGTGCCATCCAGTTTGTCTACCTGACCTCTGTTAACAGCTAAAGCTATTTCTAAATTGTAATAGGAATCAGGTGCTGCAAATGTACTCCAAATCACTGTATTATCTGCTACATTTGGATTGCTGATGTTAGCAACTTGGTAAACCATTCTCAGGGTTCCCTGACCCTTGTCCCCACCTAACTTTATCcaaatttcactggtaggaCGGTATTGTATCATGCCGGGTAAGTTTGCTAGACCTGAACACAAATATGAACAAGATGCAAAAACAACAGTAACACTTATATTCAGTAATATGTGATAACAAGATTACTTATCCACAGTCTTTCTCTACATGATCATAATAGAGTTTGcacacaatcccaaaagtctgactgcaagcctgctgtcccaatattaatactcatgtgcttatataagagcatatgagaacaatctagaacttttattgacatgctaattactgttttaaaattctctcttacacaactaattaaatttccagaaaattccaaacatgacttattaaattcatggttgtgaggtcaagaaggacagtgaccttgatgagtgtgggggaaatgacctgcATAACATACCTCACTTCCAATATTCACATGCCATGCCTTGAAGTAACGCTGTAATTTCCTCTTGGCAGCCCATGTTGTTCCCATAGCAACTTCCAAATGAAGGCCAGCACCTGGAGGTATGTCAGGAGTGAGTCCCAAGATCTGGAGGATTTTCCTTCTTGTCCTTTTGTTGGTGTCTCACCTCCTCTCACTCAGCTGCAGCATCACATCACCACCACTGACAATGTCTCTCCTCTGACTTAACTGCAACACCCTCTGACGTCTCGTCCTAGTGCTAGCTTCTGAGATTGTTTTTCGTGGCTTTGGTGTATATGTTAAACACATGGctgaaaaaatcacaccaaaaattgaaaaaccaatttatctttcaaaagtatatgtgggtgataaattcatgaaattggacTAGCTcattacttgatgaaattaatttgttgaaCCACTACCAGGTCACACATGtactacaaaaccaaataaatgttattacaaatacaaatttacaaattatcatattccaTGATAGCTTTATCAGAAGAATTTACTCCAAAATCTAACTGTATATTGATATGTGGGTATAGATCAGCAAGAGTAATGCTGGTAAAAAACTCACCTGGCCCTTGGTTTTAACCTTTATCAAACTATCATCACTTCTGTTTGCttctattttttttcttgacaagtgTTGTTGCCATTTCTTCATACTGTGGCAGCATATGCACCGCTGATACATTCTGCAACACAATTTCTGCGGCCTTCACTGCACATATATTGTTCTGCCTATCCCTTGATGTTTCATCATTTGATGTCTCGGTATTGATTGTGTCAGGATGGGGACTGGAGTATGGTGGCTTCTGATGGAAATGGGCTCACTGACGAGAAGCAGTGGTCTCCAGCAATGGACTGGTAAACACACCGTTCCGTGTTGTGTTGCAGATCTTGCAGTGGCACAACTGACTTACAACCGACATTCCCATAATCACATGTGACTGTGGCATTTGATAGCATGTTTGCAAAGGCAATGGGGGGACTTACAATAGATTCACACATAATAGAGAGACGGCACACAGGACAGGATGAAGAAACTTGCAaccactgacacaaacattcagCACAAAACACATGTGGTCCATCACACAAAAGTTGTATTGGTCCATCTATTATGTCTTTGCAAATGGGACACTCCATTTCTTCAATGAGATCATTGAACCTCTGTCTCTGCAAGGGAATGAATCTTCTCATCTTTTTTCCTGCCCTCTGTTTTACAGCTGCTGTTAGATTTGTACTGCCATGATCACTCTGTAGTTTCCCCGTCTTTCCTGTCTCCTTGCCAGTGATACCAGAAATGTCACTGCCTTGGTATTGACTTGGTCTGCCCCTGTTTttactgtctttctttttctttcctgccTTACACAATGCATCACACACCGCACATCTCCGTACTCTACAGTGTCTGGACCATTTCACTACGTGTGTCCCTGGCCGATAGGTTTTGTTATTGCTTTCTGCCTGCTGCCATGAAGCAATGACTCTCTTACAGAGACAACAAAAATTGGACGGGTGAACATCAGAATGTCTTCACTAAAACTGTACTCTGAAACAATTCTTTAACTCCACGATAAAATTGGAGCATGGATAACTTGTGCCATTTATTTTCCGTGCACAAATACGACACCGGTTTTTTAGCACACGAGCATGAAATTCGAATGACATTTTCACAGTCTAGGCCAACAGACGATTGAAAAAGGCGCCAGAAAATATGCCAGTGTGTAAACAAACCCGTTACCAGGGAGACATGCGTGATGGTCCGAAAAACTATGCTCAACTGCAACGCACATATGGACGTAAATAAAAAACCCACACGcataaaaaataacccatgacaAATCACGCCATGAAATGTACAGATTAAATCACTGCGGACACGGTTAAATCGGTTTCAATcttgttaaaattgatttacTTAAAATCTGAACCTCGTAAATTACACAACacattaatgaaaatacttACACTTACAGACCGCCATGCTTTATGTTATTAAGTTGTCCGTGCTAAGAAACTTCTCCTGCAAATGTCgcgaggtcaaaggtaaactaGCGATAAACATCCAGCTATGCTGAGTATGCCACCTTATTAATTGAGAACAGCTTTAACTATCACATTtgaatgcattttttaaatgattatGGGTCAGAATTCGAGGAACAACACGCGCACGGCGAGCGATCGTCTCGGTATGCACACAATAcgatggccgccatcactgagAGTGCGTTCGGCTGTTCGTTATTTGTTTGCTCAACCTAAGTTGCCAAGTCGGCCGCGCCGGAAACAAAACACAGGTGACGTAGTCTGCcagtatgagcatgcgcaattgagcctGGGAGCGCGAGAATGTGTATAGTATTGTAGAACTGTCTCGCGCTATCATGTCGTTCAGCTATAAAATGTGTGCATGttaacagaaactggaattactgcagagaatactttccaggacatcacatgtaagTCTCTAAGGTACCAAGGAGGACGTtcaggaaatcctttcagaaagttcacgccgtctgtggccattttgtggagtttaTACGTACCTGCACTGgctgcagcgtatacagtatttctactgtacagtgcacatattgccggaacatatgcgatggaattttgtgtttcacgtcgttcaatcattcagatggaaataccgcccttctcaaaactttgaaaaaaaaagggtgacagactttggaatgctaactcttgtatatcaagaatggcgtaatttaatgagaagatatttgtattcgagcatgGCTACAggttttgattcgagaactctcatggaccgtggttgtattcaacaatcgagagggctagggtaAGTCGAagtttttcctatgtccatgtagcacttgtgcaaaaataagcgaatccagaggcctttggcgaatcaataaatgcgtttttcaccaagctgaaaggttgaaagatgcgtccgtcactttgggacgagctagataaatgcagtcaaaccaaaCTGGGCACAGAAATTTGCCATTA is a window from the Ptychodera flava strain L36383 chromosome 11, AS_Pfla_20210202, whole genome shotgun sequence genome containing:
- the LOC139144032 gene encoding uncharacterized protein, translating into MIQYRPTSEIWIKLGGDKGQGTLRMVYQVANISNPNVADNTVIWSTFAAPDSYYNLEIALAVNRGQVDKLDGTKWKDKTLLARMMGDYEYLAKSYGLSGPNGKYFCVCCVISKEQAQLLKDEQLLSSMKMMISENVTVNFFQLVET